The following are encoded together in the Heterodontus francisci isolate sHetFra1 chromosome 41, sHetFra1.hap1, whole genome shotgun sequence genome:
- the LOC137353436 gene encoding ferritin heavy chain B-like: MASQVCQNYHKDCEDAVNKQINLELYSSYVYISMSYYFDRDDVALRHFAEFFKEQSHEEREHAEKLLKFQNKRGGRIILEDIKKPEQDEWSNGLEAMQRALQMEKDVNQSLLDLHKLSTGNTDPHFSPLFSCDFLETHYLDEQVKMIKKLGDHITNLKRLGAPDNGMGEYLFDKHTLGEE; the protein is encoded by the exons aTGGCTTCCCAAGTTTGTCAGAactaccacaaggactgtgaggatgCTGTTAACAAGCAGATCAACCTGGAGCTATATTCCTCCTATGTTTATATTTCCATG TCCTATTACTTTGACCGGGATGATGTTGCCCTGCgtcactttgctgagttcttcaaggAGCAGTCACATGAGGAACGGGAGCACGCTGAGAAACTGCTGAAATTCCAGAATAAACGTGGAGGCCGAATCATCTTGGAGGACATCAAG AAGCCAGAGcaggatgagtggagcaatggtctggaggcaatgcagagagctCTGCAGATGGAGAAGGATGTGAACCAGAGTCTGCTGGATCTGCACAAACTCTCCACTGGCAACACTGACCCTCAT TTTTCCCCTCTTTTCAGTtgtgacttcctggagactcactacttggatgagcaagtgaagatgatcaagaagcttggagatcacatcaccaacctgaagagactgggagcccctgacaatggcatgggagagtacctgtttgacaagcaCACCCTGGGGGAAGAGTGA